The following are from one region of the Halalkalicoccus subterraneus genome:
- a CDS encoding endonuclease NucS domain-containing protein gives MPAPDSLQVLAGECLVHTDEVTHRGEVVILLKPDNTVLVHDTDGYQPVAWLTRADSVASTRNGGFSVTAIAGEKTLRVESESAYGFGEYPGSAAGIPIGDCPDCERALVRAGGVVSCLGCENRFGLPDGASVLDERCECGLPKMTVARGERFELCLSRGCGSLDSAVKERFDREWDCPECDGSLRVIRRGGLLAGCENYPDCETGYVIPDGVAVGECDCGLPRFETPRGTRCLDSACDRDR, from the coding sequence ATGCCCGCACCCGATTCTCTGCAGGTTCTCGCCGGGGAGTGTCTCGTCCATACCGACGAGGTGACCCACCGCGGCGAAGTGGTCATCCTGCTCAAACCGGACAACACCGTTCTCGTTCACGACACCGACGGCTACCAGCCCGTCGCGTGGCTCACCCGTGCCGACTCGGTCGCCAGTACTCGAAACGGCGGTTTTTCCGTCACTGCGATCGCCGGCGAGAAGACGCTCCGCGTCGAGTCCGAAAGTGCATACGGCTTCGGCGAGTACCCCGGCTCCGCGGCGGGTATTCCCATCGGGGACTGTCCCGACTGCGAGCGCGCGCTCGTGCGTGCGGGCGGGGTCGTCTCGTGTCTGGGCTGTGAGAACCGGTTCGGACTGCCCGACGGCGCGAGCGTTCTCGACGAGCGCTGTGAGTGTGGCCTCCCGAAAATGACCGTCGCGCGTGGCGAACGCTTCGAACTCTGTCTCTCGCGGGGCTGTGGATCGCTCGACTCGGCGGTCAAAGAGCGCTTCGACCGCGAGTGGGACTGTCCCGAATGTGACGGCTCGCTGCGAGTCATCCGCCGGGGCGGGCTGCTCGCGGGCTGTGAGAACTACCCCGACTGCGAGACCGGTTACGTGATCCCCGACGGGGTCGCCGTCGGCGAGTGTGACTGCGGGCTGCCCCGATTCGAAACGCCCAGAGGGACCCGCTGTCTCGACTCCGCGTGCGATCGCGACCGGTGA
- a CDS encoding DEAD/DEAH box helicase — translation MQVAEALPEFADAFPFESFNAMQREALPALIESDENVVASAPTASGKTALAELAICRTLKDGGTALFIAPMRALTNEKEGEWERFEDLGYSVYVVTGERDLNPRRARRADILVMTPEKADSATRKHDSRRYDFVTGIDCCVIDEVHLLDSDRRGSVLEVTISRLRRLCEPRIVALSATMPNIEDVAGWLDAGPETTFAFGEEYRPVDLHADVKTYSHGENSFADKYRRLYRALDLAEPHVREDGQALVFVASRQDTVQAAKKARDELVERDVPMGARGDYDFHTETQRLENNTLRQSALDGVGFHHAGLSKNDRDLIERWFKEGKIHLLFSTSTLAWGVNLPARCVVIRDTKYHDPLEGDVDMSPLDVLQMLGRAGRPGYDDVGYGWVICDRSEADRYRRLLREGKEIESRLAEDIDAHLNAEVAMGTIRDLEDVMDWLETTFYYVRARSKPAEYGFETLRERVRDTLDSLVERGFVEVGEDLSVGTTPLGVLASKYYLRLSTAARFHDLATREEITEDAILETVSKASEFDSVSARQSERDAINAALSGRGSDLDAGERKVLAILRGAMTGTTPSELSGDAWVIRQNALRLLAAFQAFCDRFADARTSTLVSRIEGRVEYGVSDDAVGLTAISGVGPGRASKLASEGITSPDDMRAAGVEGLVDAGLTESVAERVLENAGSLPAVAIDWGVFPEEIAHGENEICEVTVESTAGGANAAVRVTVNDVEMTDTETFLGSTTVPVGVFGGNAEELTYTVEVVFPDLPLASVVESRSVRVTEGE, via the coding sequence ATGCAGGTCGCCGAGGCGCTCCCCGAGTTCGCCGATGCTTTCCCCTTCGAGTCGTTCAACGCGATGCAACGCGAGGCGCTCCCGGCGCTGATCGAGAGCGACGAGAACGTCGTCGCGAGCGCGCCAACGGCCTCGGGAAAGACCGCCCTCGCGGAACTCGCCATCTGCCGCACCCTCAAGGACGGCGGCACCGCGCTCTTCATCGCACCGATGCGCGCGCTTACCAACGAGAAGGAAGGCGAGTGGGAACGCTTCGAGGATCTGGGGTATTCGGTGTACGTCGTCACCGGCGAGCGCGACCTCAACCCCCGGCGCGCGCGCCGCGCGGACATCCTCGTGATGACCCCCGAGAAGGCCGATTCGGCGACGAGAAAACACGACTCTCGCCGGTATGACTTCGTCACCGGCATCGACTGCTGCGTGATCGACGAGGTCCATCTGCTCGACTCCGACCGGCGGGGGTCGGTACTGGAGGTGACGATCTCCCGGCTCCGACGGCTCTGTGAGCCACGGATCGTCGCGCTCTCGGCGACGATGCCGAACATCGAAGACGTCGCCGGCTGGCTCGACGCCGGCCCCGAGACGACCTTCGCTTTCGGCGAGGAGTACCGTCCGGTCGATCTGCACGCCGACGTCAAGACCTACTCGCACGGCGAGAACTCCTTTGCCGACAAGTACCGTCGGCTCTACCGCGCGCTTGACCTCGCGGAGCCACACGTCCGCGAGGACGGCCAGGCGCTCGTCTTCGTCGCCTCCCGCCAGGACACCGTCCAGGCCGCGAAGAAGGCCCGCGACGAACTCGTCGAGCGCGACGTCCCGATGGGCGCACGCGGCGACTACGATTTCCACACCGAGACCCAACGGTTGGAGAACAACACGCTGCGCCAGTCCGCGCTCGACGGCGTCGGGTTTCACCACGCCGGCCTCTCGAAGAACGACCGCGATCTGATCGAGCGGTGGTTCAAGGAGGGAAAGATCCACCTCCTGTTTTCGACCTCGACGCTCGCGTGGGGCGTGAACTTGCCCGCGCGGTGCGTCGTCATTCGTGATACGAAGTATCACGATCCCCTCGAAGGCGACGTCGACATGAGCCCGCTCGACGTCCTACAGATGCTCGGGCGGGCGGGCCGGCCGGGCTACGACGACGTGGGGTATGGCTGGGTGATCTGCGACCGCTCGGAGGCCGACCGGTATCGTCGCCTCCTGCGGGAGGGAAAGGAGATCGAATCGCGCCTCGCCGAGGACATCGACGCCCATCTGAACGCCGAGGTCGCGATGGGGACGATCCGCGATCTGGAGGACGTGATGGACTGGCTCGAAACGACGTTCTACTACGTACGCGCGCGGAGCAAACCCGCCGAATACGGGTTCGAAACGCTTCGTGAGCGCGTGCGTGACACCCTCGACTCGTTGGTCGAGCGCGGGTTCGTCGAGGTGGGCGAGGACCTCTCGGTCGGGACCACCCCGCTGGGCGTGCTCGCCTCGAAGTACTACCTCCGTCTCTCGACGGCCGCCCGGTTTCACGATCTGGCGACCCGCGAGGAGATCACCGAGGACGCGATCCTCGAAACCGTCTCGAAGGCCAGCGAGTTCGACAGCGTCAGCGCCCGCCAATCCGAGCGCGACGCGATCAACGCGGCGCTCTCCGGACGCGGAAGCGATCTCGATGCCGGCGAGCGGAAGGTACTCGCGATCCTTCGGGGGGCGATGACCGGGACGACGCCCTCGGAGCTCTCGGGGGACGCGTGGGTGATCCGACAGAACGCCCTCAGACTGCTCGCAGCCTTCCAGGCGTTCTGTGATCGCTTCGCCGACGCCCGCACGAGCACCCTCGTGAGCCGGATCGAGGGCCGTGTCGAGTACGGCGTCAGTGACGACGCGGTGGGACTAACCGCGATCTCGGGGGTCGGCCCCGGCCGGGCGAGCAAGCTCGCGAGCGAGGGGATCACCTCGCCGGACGACATGCGAGCGGCGGGCGTCGAGGGGTTGGTCGACGCGGGCCTCACCGAAAGCGTTGCCGAGCGGGTCCTCGAAAACGCCGGATCCCTTCCGGCCGTCGCCATCGACTGGGGCGTGTTCCCCGAGGAGATCGCTCACGGCGAAAACGAGATCTGCGAGGTGACCGTCGAATCCACCGCGGGCGGGGCGAACGCCGCGGTTCGCGTCACCGTGAACGACGTCGAAATGACCGACACCGAGACCTTCCTCGGTTCGACGACCGTTCCAGTCGGCGTTTTCGGCGGGAACGCCGAGGAACTCACCTACACCGTCGAGGTCGTCTTCCCCGACCTGCCACTCGCGTCCGTCGTCGAGAGCCGGTCAGTCCGCGTCACAGAGGGCGAGTAG
- the lipA gene encoding lipoyl synthase, producing MSLSRKPDWLKTRPPSGQEFAGIKRTLREHDLHTVCEEANCPNLGECWSGGASGEGGTATFMLMGDRCSRGCNFCDVKTGGMEPLDEDEPANVASAIAEIGLDYVVLTSVDRDDLPDQGAGHFAETIREIKARHPGVLVEVLIPDFRGEPELVRKIVDAEPDVIAHNIETVERLQFPVRDRRAGYEQSLSVLEQVSEESRIHTKTSLMLGAGEHTHEIYQTLSDLREAEVDVVTLGQYLQPSRSHLDVSRYVHPHEFDTWRRVAEFELDFLYCASGPMVRSSYKAGELFVEAVLRDGTGVEDARRRARAAGN from the coding sequence ATGAGTCTCTCGCGCAAGCCCGACTGGTTGAAAACCCGCCCGCCCTCCGGCCAGGAGTTCGCCGGGATCAAACGCACCCTGCGCGAACACGACCTGCACACCGTCTGTGAGGAGGCCAACTGTCCGAACCTGGGCGAGTGTTGGAGTGGCGGGGCCTCGGGGGAGGGGGGCACCGCCACGTTCATGCTGATGGGCGATCGCTGCTCGCGGGGCTGTAACTTCTGTGACGTGAAGACCGGCGGAATGGAGCCGCTCGACGAAGACGAGCCCGCGAACGTCGCGAGCGCCATCGCCGAGATCGGCCTCGATTACGTCGTGCTCACGAGCGTCGACCGCGACGACCTGCCCGATCAGGGCGCGGGCCACTTCGCCGAAACCATCAGGGAAATCAAAGCCCGCCATCCCGGGGTTCTGGTCGAGGTCCTCATTCCCGATTTCCGGGGCGAGCCCGAATTGGTGAGAAAGATCGTCGACGCCGAACCGGACGTGATCGCCCACAACATCGAAACCGTCGAACGCCTGCAGTTCCCCGTGCGCGACCGACGTGCAGGCTACGAGCAGAGCCTTTCGGTGTTAGAGCAGGTGAGCGAGGAATCAAGAATTCACACGAAGACGAGCCTGATGCTCGGCGCCGGCGAGCACACCCACGAGATCTACCAGACCCTCTCGGACCTGCGGGAGGCCGAGGTCGACGTCGTGACGCTGGGTCAGTACCTCCAGCCCTCTCGAAGCCATCTCGACGTTTCGCGCTACGTCCACCCCCACGAGTTCGACACCTGGCGGCGAGTCGCCGAATTCGAACTGGACTTCCTGTATTGTGCCTCGGGACCGATGGTCCGCTCGTCGTACAAGGCCGGCGAACTGTTCGTCGAGGCAGTGTTGCGGGACGGAACGGGCGTCGAGGACGCGCGACGCAGGGCGCGGGCGGCCGGAAACTGA
- the endA gene encoding tRNA-intron lyase: MNEPQGRIEDGVVRVAGDARQRYYDSRGYGRPLDGNEIALAPVEAAHLLYRGDLRVEDMNFPAFVQGIEDPTFFVRYLVYADLRERGFYLSPAREGWVPDPPAEAQFVVYERGSGPWDDDRLYELRVSGERESLSLTRLRGALAVVDEESEVTYFQIDRPDLEGSSAEFSRSAEADLLADRAVVWDPPEELFSRAFYGQPLAGRDSDGGPIQLSLLEAAFLDRRGLLSVDGTPLERGRAVEGDRFERRLAVYAALRERGVVPKTGFKFGADFRVYSDVGSVDDLGHSESLVRALPLDHVSSPRELALDVRLAHGVRKRMVFALTDANDGTEPTWISVGRLTP; encoded by the coding sequence ATGAACGAACCGCAGGGACGGATCGAGGACGGGGTGGTCCGCGTCGCCGGCGACGCCCGTCAACGATATTACGACTCCCGCGGGTACGGCCGCCCGCTCGACGGCAACGAGATCGCGCTCGCCCCCGTCGAGGCCGCCCATCTGCTGTATCGTGGCGATCTCCGCGTCGAAGACATGAATTTCCCGGCGTTCGTCCAAGGGATCGAGGACCCGACGTTCTTCGTTCGTTATCTCGTCTACGCCGACCTCCGCGAACGTGGCTTTTACCTCTCGCCTGCGCGCGAGGGCTGGGTTCCCGACCCGCCCGCCGAGGCCCAGTTCGTCGTCTACGAGCGCGGTTCTGGCCCGTGGGACGACGACCGTCTCTACGAGCTCCGGGTCTCCGGCGAGCGCGAGTCGCTTTCCCTTACTCGCCTCCGAGGAGCGCTCGCGGTCGTCGACGAGGAGAGCGAAGTGACCTACTTCCAGATCGATCGACCCGATCTCGAGGGGTCGTCCGCCGAGTTCTCGCGCTCGGCGGAGGCCGACCTGCTCGCGGACCGCGCGGTCGTCTGGGACCCGCCCGAGGAGCTGTTCTCGCGGGCGTTCTACGGCCAGCCGCTCGCCGGACGCGACAGTGACGGGGGACCGATTCAGCTGTCGCTCCTCGAGGCGGCGTTCCTCGATCGGCGGGGGCTGCTTTCGGTCGACGGGACGCCCCTCGAACGCGGACGAGCCGTCGAGGGTGATCGCTTCGAGCGCCGGCTCGCGGTCTACGCCGCGCTTCGGGAGCGCGGTGTCGTCCCCAAGACTGGCTTCAAGTTCGGGGCGGATTTCCGGGTGTACTCGGACGTCGGATCGGTCGACGATCTCGGCCACTCCGAGTCCCTCGTTCGGGCGCTTCCCCTCGATCACGTCAGCTCGCCCCGGGAGCTCGCGCTCGACGTGCGGCTGGCTCACGGGGTGCGCAAACGAATGGTTTTTGCGCTGACGGACGCGAACGACGGTACGGAGCCGACCTGGATCTCGGTCGGCAGACTCACACCATGA
- a CDS encoding HAD family hydrolase has translation MDCVLFDMDGVIVDSEDYWVEREREELLPAVVEEDVPVSEITGMNYKEIYEYLDSNYTTRVSREEYIDRFEKLAEEIYTEHAELMPGFRDLLAALHVRGVRTAIVSSSPPDWIETVSERFDLEGFDGILSAEDIDGPGKPEPTIYEHAAAKLGVEPADCVVVEDSEHGVESAAAAGAYTVAYETPTNAEHDHSAADESVSSPEELRERLLALCDAD, from the coding sequence ATGGACTGCGTACTGTTCGACATGGACGGCGTGATCGTCGACTCGGAGGACTACTGGGTCGAACGCGAGCGAGAGGAGTTGCTGCCGGCGGTCGTCGAGGAGGACGTGCCCGTGAGCGAGATCACCGGGATGAACTACAAGGAGATCTACGAGTATCTCGATTCGAACTACACGACACGAGTGAGCCGCGAGGAGTACATCGACCGGTTCGAGAAACTCGCCGAGGAGATCTACACCGAGCACGCCGAACTCATGCCGGGCTTTCGGGACCTGCTCGCGGCGCTTCACGTCCGCGGGGTCCGGACCGCCATCGTCTCCTCGTCGCCGCCCGACTGGATCGAAACGGTTAGCGAGCGCTTCGACCTCGAAGGGTTCGACGGGATACTCAGCGCCGAGGACATCGACGGGCCGGGGAAACCGGAGCCGACGATCTACGAGCACGCCGCCGCGAAGTTGGGCGTCGAGCCCGCCGACTGCGTGGTCGTCGAGGATTCGGAACATGGCGTCGAGTCGGCCGCGGCGGCGGGCGCCTACACGGTCGCCTACGAGACGCCGACCAACGCCGAGCACGACCACTCCGCGGCCGACGAGAGCGTTTCGAGTCCCGAGGAGTTGCGCGAGCGACTACTCGCCCTCTGTGACGCGGACTGA